A single genomic interval of Ruminococcus sp. NK3A76 harbors:
- the pyrH gene encoding UMP kinase, producing the protein MEPKYKRILLKLSGEALAGDKKTGLDYEVINKFGQSIKKCADAGVEIGIVVGGGNFWRGRSSGAMDRTRADHIGMLATAMNALAVADGLEHLGLEVRVQTAISMPAVAEPYIRNKAMRHFQKGRVVIFGCGTGNPFFSTDTAAALRAAEIEADIFFKATMVDGVYDKDPHKFKDAVKYDKLTFNEILSKGLKVMDATAAALCQDNKVPILVFDLSRPDNIYDACMGKDIGTLVME; encoded by the coding sequence ATGGAACCGAAATATAAGAGGATACTTTTAAAGCTCAGCGGCGAGGCTCTCGCAGGCGATAAGAAGACAGGGCTTGATTACGAGGTGATAAACAAGTTCGGTCAGAGCATCAAGAAATGCGCTGATGCAGGAGTTGAGATAGGTATCGTCGTTGGCGGCGGTAATTTCTGGAGAGGCAGATCGAGCGGTGCTATGGACAGGACAAGGGCTGACCATATCGGTATGCTCGCAACTGCTATGAATGCACTTGCTGTTGCAGACGGCCTTGAGCATCTTGGCCTTGAGGTAAGAGTTCAGACTGCTATATCTATGCCGGCTGTTGCAGAGCCTTATATCAGAAACAAGGCAATGCGTCATTTCCAGAAGGGCAGAGTAGTTATTTTCGGCTGCGGTACCGGCAATCCCTTCTTCTCAACAGATACAGCTGCTGCTCTCAGAGCTGCTGAGATAGAGGCCGATATATTCTTCAAGGCTACTATGGTTGACGGTGTTTACGATAAGGATCCGCACAAGTTTAAAGATGCTGTGAAGTATGACAAGCTCACATTCAATGAGATCCTCTCTAAGGGTCTTAAGGTAATGGACGCTACTGCTGCGGCACTTTGTCAGGACAATAAGGTCCCGATACTCGTATTTGATCTTTCAAGACCTGATAATATATACGATGCCTGCATGGGCAAGGATATAGGCACTTTAGTAATGGAATAA
- the frr gene encoding ribosome recycling factor: MMNTVINKAQEKMEKSINVLVSDYGTIRAGRANPGVLDKVTVDYYGTPTPINQLATVSVSEARVLVVQPWDKTLLVPIQKAIQASDIGINPQNDGSVLRLMFPQMTEEDRKKIVKDVKKMGEDTKVAVRSIRRDAMDKIKNMKKNNEITEDDVKTAEEKIQKLTDKMVKKVDETVAAKEKEVLSI; the protein is encoded by the coding sequence ATTATGAATACAGTTATTAATAAAGCACAGGAAAAAATGGAGAAGTCGATAAACGTTCTGGTGTCTGACTACGGCACTATCAGAGCCGGCAGAGCAAATCCCGGCGTTCTTGACAAGGTAACGGTTGATTACTACGGCACACCTACTCCCATAAATCAGCTCGCTACAGTTTCTGTTAGCGAGGCAAGAGTGCTTGTTGTTCAGCCTTGGGACAAGACGCTTCTCGTTCCGATACAGAAAGCTATCCAGGCATCTGATATAGGTATCAACCCTCAGAACGACGGCTCTGTTCTTCGTCTTATGTTCCCTCAGATGACTGAGGAAGACAGAAAGAAGATAGTTAAGGACGTCAAGAAAATGGGCGAGGACACCAAGGTGGCTGTTCGTTCCATAAGACGTGATGCTATGGATAAGATAAAGAACATGAAGAAGAACAACGAGATAACCGAGGACGATGTAAAGACCGCTGAAGAAAAGATCCAGAAGTTAACAGACAAAATGGTCAAGAAAGTTGACGAGACTGTTGCTGCAAAGGAAAAGGAAGTTCTTTCTATCTGA
- a CDS encoding isoprenyl transferase — MAKPIVTSLPEGMTVPEHIGIIMDGNGRWAKKRGMPRKIGHREGAKNFRTITRYAKALGVKYVTYYAFSTENWKRPKDEVDAIMDLFEKYLDEVRDFIEENIRVRFIGDRSMLSETLQRKMKSVEEDSLHFDSMTLVLAINYGGRNDICHSVKNIVRLALDGKITEQDVTEALIEQNLYTEDIPAADLIIRPSGEQRLSNFLIWQSAYAEFYYTNILWPDFKGKDLEDAIIAFNDRNRRYGGI, encoded by the coding sequence ATGGCAAAGCCTATTGTTACCTCTCTGCCTGAGGGGATGACTGTTCCTGAGCATATAGGCATTATAATGGACGGCAACGGCAGGTGGGCAAAAAAGCGTGGTATGCCGAGAAAGATAGGCCACCGTGAGGGTGCCAAGAATTTCAGGACTATCACGAGATATGCCAAGGCGCTTGGTGTCAAGTATGTGACCTACTATGCTTTTTCTACCGAAAACTGGAAAAGGCCAAAGGACGAGGTCGATGCCATAATGGATCTCTTTGAAAAGTATCTTGACGAGGTCAGAGACTTTATCGAGGAGAACATAAGAGTGCGCTTTATCGGCGACCGCTCGATGCTTTCTGAGACCTTGCAGAGAAAAATGAAAAGTGTGGAAGAAGATTCGCTGCATTTTGACTCAATGACGCTCGTGCTTGCTATAAACTACGGCGGCAGAAATGATATATGCCATTCGGTCAAGAATATAGTAAGGCTCGCACTTGACGGTAAGATCACCGAGCAGGACGTTACAGAAGCTCTTATCGAGCAGAATCTTTACACAGAGGACATTCCTGCGGCTGACCTCATAATAAGACCAAGCGGTGAGCAGAGGCTTTCCAACTTCCTTATTTGGCAGTCGGCATATGCTGAATTCTATTACACCAATATCCTGTGGCCTGACTTTAAAGGCAAGGATCTTGAAGATGCGATAATAGCGTTCAATGACAGAAACAGAAGATACGGGGGCATTTGA
- a CDS encoding phosphatidate cytidylyltransferase — MKTRIISAAVAIVIAVIVLALHKTFIFELAIGFLVVVALWELFKATKLDKLKVQTYICYCYGALVCIGHIFDSAYKIGYSRLIFILFILAMLVSFFREHESIKYEQILQMFAFGYFVPFAFESLLNMNAHEECGLFMIVITLCGAWLADSGAYFAGTFFGKTKLCPKISPKKTVEGLIGGVLTNGVLMILIGLVYDYALDGPTLNYFVLFLCGMLCALLGLVGDLGASLIKRQTGIKDYGNIMPGHGGVMDRFDSVLIVAPFMYYIFAMGWII, encoded by the coding sequence ATGAAAACAAGAATAATCTCGGCAGCCGTGGCGATAGTCATCGCTGTTATCGTGCTGGCACTCCATAAGACCTTTATTTTCGAGCTTGCGATAGGCTTTCTTGTGGTCGTGGCTCTTTGGGAGCTGTTCAAGGCTACAAAGCTCGACAAGCTGAAAGTCCAGACTTATATATGCTATTGCTATGGTGCTCTTGTGTGCATAGGGCATATATTTGACTCGGCTTATAAGATAGGGTACAGCCGGCTGATATTCATACTGTTCATACTTGCGATGCTCGTCAGCTTTTTCAGAGAGCATGAGAGCATTAAGTACGAGCAGATATTGCAGATGTTTGCATTCGGCTATTTTGTGCCTTTTGCGTTCGAGTCGCTGCTCAATATGAATGCACACGAAGAATGCGGCCTGTTTATGATAGTTATTACCCTCTGTGGTGCATGGCTCGCTGATTCAGGCGCATACTTTGCAGGAACCTTCTTCGGCAAGACAAAGCTCTGCCCGAAGATATCTCCTAAGAAAACAGTCGAAGGGCTTATTGGCGGCGTTCTTACAAACGGCGTGCTTATGATACTGATAGGCCTTGTGTATGATTATGCACTTGACGGTCCAACGCTCAACTATTTCGTGCTGTTTTTATGCGGTATGCTTTGTGCTCTGCTCGGCCTTGTGGGTGATCTTGGTGCATCACTTATCAAAAGGCAGACAGGCATCAAGGATTACGGCAATATAATGCCCGGCCACGGCGGTGTTATGGACAGGTTTGACAGCGTACTTATCGTTGCTCCGTTTATGTATTACATCTTCGCCATGGGCTGGATAATCTAA